The Pseudomonas berkeleyensis genome includes a region encoding these proteins:
- the rne gene encoding ribonuclease E, whose protein sequence is MKRMLINATQPEELRVALVDGQKLYDLDIESGAREQKKANIYKGRITRVEPSLEAAFVDFGSERHGFLPLKEISREYFSKSPEGGRVNIKDVLKEGQEVIVQVEKEERGNKGAALTTFISLAGRYLVLMPNNPRAGGISRRIEGEERNELREALNGLNAPADMGLIVRTAGLGRSSEEMQWDLDYLLQLWSAIKEASTSRPAPFLIYQESNVIIRAIRDYLRQDIGEVLVDSVEAQEEALSFIQQVMPQYASKIKLYEDSVPLFNRFQIESQIETAFQREVKLPSGGSIVIDPTEALVSIDINSARATKGSDIEETALQTNLEAAEEIARQLRLRDIGGLIVIDFIDMTPAKNQRAVEEKVREALEADRARVQVGRISRFGLLEMSRQRLRPSLGETSGIVCPRCNGQGIIRDVESLSLAILRLIEEEALKDRTAEVRAQVPIPVAAFLLNEKRNSITKIELRTRARIVILPNDHLETPHFEVQRLRDDSPEALSGQTSYEIAATAETEEATAHPAAATRTLVRQEAAIKAAPRSSAPVAAEPQAPLAPTKAPEPSLFKGLVKSLVSLFAGKEEAKPAVVEKKSNERPPREERRNGRQQSRNRGGRRDEERKPREERAPREERQAREPREERQPREERAPREERAPREPREGQENRRERKPREERAPREERVRELREPLDGGNEQREERAERQPRGERQERQRPPREERQPRTEQAEALQDEALPNEEQLQDDEQESNDGERPRRRSRGQRRRSNRRERQRDADGNLIENAEADEGESQVAAAATVAAAAVVAESVESSANVASEEAPAATEPTPVEVPVTQVVEQAAVAQEQEPAASETSETVAAAEVVEAAEQPAAVVETEVAPVAPAPAQVDVPEPVAQPEVAAQVEIELAAPEQAPVVTEAPVEAAPAAPIAGGRAPNDPREVRRRKREAERLAREAAEAAVATPVVAEAAPAVVESAPVEAEAAVGEATPAAEASAEVAPASSEQTASEVVEQPQQEEEASREKEEVKPQV, encoded by the coding sequence ATGAAAAGAATGCTAATTAACGCAACTCAGCCCGAAGAGTTGCGTGTTGCCTTGGTAGATGGCCAAAAACTCTACGATCTGGATATCGAGTCCGGCGCCCGCGAACAGAAGAAGGCCAACATCTACAAAGGCCGCATCACTCGCGTCGAACCCAGCCTCGAAGCCGCCTTCGTCGACTTCGGCTCCGAACGTCACGGCTTCCTCCCCCTCAAAGAAATCTCCCGCGAATACTTCTCCAAGTCTCCTGAAGGCGGCCGCGTCAACATCAAGGACGTGCTCAAGGAAGGCCAGGAAGTCATCGTCCAGGTCGAGAAAGAAGAACGCGGCAACAAGGGCGCAGCCCTGACCACCTTCATCAGCCTCGCAGGTCGTTACCTGGTACTGATGCCGAACAACCCACGTGCCGGTGGCATCTCCCGCCGCATCGAAGGCGAAGAGCGCAACGAACTGCGCGAAGCACTGAACGGCCTCAACGCGCCGGCCGACATGGGCCTGATCGTGCGTACCGCCGGCCTCGGTCGCTCCAGCGAAGAAATGCAGTGGGATCTCGACTACCTGCTGCAACTGTGGAGCGCCATCAAGGAAGCCTCCACCAGCCGCCCTGCCCCGTTCCTGATCTATCAGGAATCCAACGTCATCATCCGCGCCATCCGCGACTACCTGCGCCAGGACATCGGCGAAGTCCTGGTCGACAGCGTCGAAGCCCAGGAAGAGGCCCTGAGCTTCATCCAGCAGGTGATGCCGCAGTACGCCAGCAAGATCAAGCTGTACGAAGACAGCGTGCCGCTGTTCAACCGTTTCCAGATCGAAAGCCAGATCGAAACCGCCTTCCAGCGTGAAGTGAAGCTGCCGTCCGGCGGTTCCATCGTCATCGACCCGACCGAAGCCCTGGTTTCCATCGACATCAACTCGGCGCGCGCCACCAAAGGCAGCGACATCGAGGAAACCGCACTGCAGACCAACCTGGAAGCGGCTGAAGAAATCGCCCGCCAACTGCGCCTGCGCGACATCGGCGGCCTGATCGTCATCGACTTCATCGACATGACCCCGGCCAAGAACCAGCGTGCCGTCGAAGAGAAGGTGCGTGAAGCCCTGGAAGCCGACCGCGCCCGCGTTCAGGTCGGCCGCATCTCGCGCTTCGGCCTGCTGGAAATGTCCCGTCAGCGCCTGCGTCCGTCCCTGGGTGAAACCAGCGGCATCGTCTGCCCGCGTTGCAACGGCCAAGGCATCATCCGTGACGTCGAATCCCTGTCGCTGGCCATCCTGCGCCTGATCGAAGAAGAAGCGCTGAAAGATCGCACCGCCGAAGTCCGCGCCCAGGTACCGATCCCGGTCGCCGCCTTCCTGCTCAACGAGAAGCGCAACTCGATCACCAAGATCGAACTGCGCACCCGTGCGCGCATCGTGATCCTGCCGAACGATCACCTGGAAACGCCGCATTTCGAAGTGCAGCGTCTGCGTGACGACAGCCCGGAAGCACTGAGCGGCCAGACCAGCTACGAAATCGCCGCCACTGCGGAAACCGAAGAGGCCACTGCTCACCCGGCCGCCGCCACGCGCACCCTGGTTCGCCAGGAGGCCGCAATCAAGGCCGCGCCGCGCAGCAGCGCTCCGGTCGCAGCCGAGCCGCAAGCGCCACTGGCCCCGACCAAGGCGCCTGAGCCGAGCCTGTTCAAAGGCCTGGTGAAGTCGCTGGTCAGCCTGTTCGCCGGCAAAGAAGAAGCCAAGCCAGCAGTCGTCGAGAAGAAGAGCAACGAGCGTCCGCCGCGTGAAGAACGCCGCAACGGTCGTCAGCAGAGCCGTAATCGCGGCGGTCGTCGCGACGAAGAGCGCAAGCCGCGCGAAGAACGTGCTCCGCGTGAAGAGCGTCAGGCCCGCGAACCGCGCGAAGAGCGCCAACCTCGTGAAGAGCGTGCTCCGCGTGAAGAACGCGCCCCACGCGAGCCGCGTGAAGGCCAGGAGAACCGCCGCGAGCGCAAGCCGCGCGAAGAGCGTGCACCGCGTGAAGAACGCGTACGTGAACTGCGCGAGCCGCTGGATGGCGGTAACGAGCAACGCGAAGAGCGTGCCGAGCGTCAGCCCCGTGGCGAGCGCCAAGAGCGTCAACGTCCGCCGCGCGAAGAGCGCCAGCCACGTACCGAGCAGGCCGAGGCGCTGCAGGACGAAGCACTGCCGAACGAAGAGCAACTGCAAGATGACGAGCAGGAAAGCAATGATGGCGAGCGTCCACGCCGTCGCTCCCGTGGCCAGCGTCGCCGCAGCAACCGTCGTGAGCGTCAGCGTGATGCCGACGGTAACCTGATCGAAAACGCCGAAGCCGATGAAGGCGAAAGCCAGGTCGCAGCCGCCGCTACCGTTGCTGCCGCCGCAGTCGTCGCCGAAAGCGTCGAGAGCAGCGCCAACGTCGCTAGCGAAGAAGCCCCTGCCGCCACCGAGCCTACCCCGGTCGAAGTGCCCGTGACTCAGGTCGTTGAGCAAGCAGCAGTTGCCCAGGAGCAAGAGCCTGCTGCAAGTGAAACCAGCGAAACCGTCGCAGCCGCGGAAGTCGTCGAGGCTGCCGAGCAACCTGCCGCTGTTGTCGAGACCGAAGTTGCACCGGTCGCACCGGCACCGGCACAGGTCGACGTCCCAGAGCCCGTCGCTCAGCCCGAAGTCGCTGCCCAGGTAGAGATCGAGCTTGCCGCGCCGGAACAGGCTCCAGTTGTAACCGAAGCGCCCGTCGAAGCCGCACCCGCCGCTCCGATCGCCGGCGGTCGCGCCCCCAACGACCCGCGTGAAGTGCGTCGCCGCAAGCGTGAAGCCGAGCGTCTGGCCCGCGAAGCCGCCGAAGCAGCTGTCGCTACACCGGTGGTAGCCGAGGCAGCCCCTGCTGTCGTGGAAAGCGCCCCAGTGGAAGCAGAAGCCGCCGTGGGCGAGGCCACTCCAGCAGCCGAAGCCAGCGCTGAAGTCGCGCCTGCCAGCAGCGAGCAGACTGCAAGCGAAGTGGTCGAGCAGCCGCAGCAGGAAGAAGAAGCAAGCCGCGAGAAGGAAGAGGTCAAACCTCAGGTTTGA
- the murB gene encoding UDP-N-acetylmuramate dehydrogenase, translated as MSLNLQSDVSLKAFNSFGVDVQARLFAEAHDDEDVREALSLAAHRNLPLLVIGGGSNLLLTRDVEALVLRMASRGIRILSDDGERVLLEAEAGEPWHPFVQWSLAQGLSGLENLSLIPGTVGAAPMQNIGAYGVEIKDLFAGLSALDRQTGEVRDFTLDECAFAYRDSLFKREAGRWLILRVRFQLSRLASLRLDYGPVRQRLAEMGIEAPTASDVSRAICAIRSEKLPNPAELGNAGSFFKNPVVSFELAEQIRTEHADLVSYPAGDGLVKLAAGWLIERAGWKGFREGDAGVHRLQALVLVNYGGASGAQLLQLAQRIQADVLTRFGVVLEIEPNVL; from the coding sequence GTGAGCCTGAATCTACAGAGTGACGTTTCGCTCAAGGCCTTCAACAGTTTCGGTGTCGATGTACAGGCACGGCTGTTCGCCGAGGCGCATGACGATGAGGACGTACGCGAGGCGTTGAGCCTGGCCGCGCATCGGAATTTGCCGTTGCTGGTGATTGGTGGTGGCAGCAACCTGCTGCTCACTCGTGATGTCGAGGCGCTGGTGCTGCGCATGGCCAGCCGTGGCATCCGTATCCTCAGCGATGATGGCGAGCGGGTGTTGCTCGAGGCCGAGGCTGGCGAGCCGTGGCATCCCTTCGTGCAGTGGAGCCTGGCGCAAGGACTGAGCGGTTTGGAAAACCTCAGTCTGATCCCTGGCACCGTTGGCGCGGCACCGATGCAGAACATCGGCGCCTATGGCGTGGAGATCAAGGATCTGTTCGCTGGCCTCAGCGCGCTGGATCGACAGACTGGTGAGGTTCGTGATTTCACGCTGGACGAATGTGCCTTCGCCTACCGCGACAGCCTGTTCAAGCGCGAGGCTGGACGCTGGTTGATTCTGCGCGTGCGTTTCCAGTTGAGTCGGTTGGCATCGTTGCGCCTGGATTATGGGCCGGTGCGTCAGCGTCTGGCCGAGATGGGAATCGAAGCGCCGACGGCGAGTGACGTCAGTCGGGCGATCTGTGCGATCCGTAGTGAGAAGCTGCCGAATCCGGCCGAGTTGGGTAACGCTGGCAGTTTCTTCAAGAACCCTGTGGTGTCCTTCGAGCTGGCCGAGCAGATTCGCACGGAGCATGCCGATCTGGTCAGTTATCCGGCTGGTGACGGTTTGGTCAAGCTGGCAGCTGGCTGGTTGATCGAGCGGGCAGGGTGGAAGGGCTTTCGCGAGGGCGATGCCGGCGTGCATCGTCTGCAGGCATTGGTGCTGGTCAATTATGGTGGCGCCAGTGGCGCGCAGTTGCTGCAGTTGGCGCAGCGCATTCAGGCCGATGTACTGACGCGTTTCGGCGTCGTGCTGGAAATCGAACCTAACGTCCTTTGA
- a CDS encoding low molecular weight protein-tyrosine-phosphatase, with protein sequence MKVLFVCLGNICRSPTAEGVFRHKLRAVGLEERVQVDSAGTGDWHVGKAPDSRTRQAALRRGYDLSAQRARQVEAADFQRFDLILAMDQSNLRNLQALRPANARADLDLYLRRYELALDEVPDPYYGGEDGFEQVLDLIEQASDALLVEIKRRL encoded by the coding sequence ATGAAGGTTCTCTTCGTCTGTCTCGGCAACATCTGCCGTTCGCCTACTGCCGAAGGCGTCTTTCGCCACAAGCTGCGTGCTGTGGGGCTGGAGGAGCGCGTGCAGGTGGATTCCGCCGGTACCGGCGACTGGCACGTTGGCAAGGCGCCGGACAGCCGTACACGGCAGGCCGCCCTGCGCCGTGGTTATGACCTGTCCGCGCAGCGTGCACGGCAGGTCGAGGCTGCCGACTTTCAGCGTTTCGACCTGATCCTGGCCATGGATCAGAGCAACTTGCGCAACCTGCAGGCATTGCGTCCAGCCAATGCCCGTGCCGATCTCGACCTGTATCTGCGTCGTTACGAGCTGGCCCTGGATGAAGTGCCGGATCCTTATTACGGCGGGGAAGATGGCTTCGAGCAGGTGCTGGATTTGATCGAGCAGGCCAGTGATGCGTTGCTGGTCGAAATCAAGAGGCGTCTGTGA
- the kdsB gene encoding 3-deoxy-manno-octulosonate cytidylyltransferase: MSVAFTVVIPARYASTRLPGKPLQDIAGKPMVQHVWEQARKSSASRVVVATDDARIVEACQAFGAEVLLTRVDHNSGTDRLAEVATQLGLPADAIVVNVQGDEPLIPPVIIDQVAANLAANPQAGIATLAEPIEDVTALFNPNVVKVVADKHGLALTFSRAPLAWARDAFAKTRDVLPESVPYRRHIGIYAYRAGFLHDFVSWGPCWLEDTECLEQLRALYHGVRIHLADALEAPAAGVDTAEDLERVRHLLGA, from the coding sequence ATGAGCGTAGCCTTTACCGTCGTCATCCCCGCCCGTTACGCCTCCACCCGTTTGCCCGGCAAACCGCTGCAGGACATTGCCGGCAAGCCCATGGTGCAACACGTCTGGGAGCAGGCCAGAAAGAGCTCGGCCAGCCGAGTGGTCGTGGCCACCGATGATGCGCGCATCGTCGAGGCCTGCCAGGCATTCGGTGCCGAGGTACTGCTGACTCGCGTGGATCACAACTCAGGCACCGATCGCCTGGCCGAAGTCGCCACTCAGCTCGGTTTGCCTGCCGATGCCATCGTGGTCAACGTGCAGGGCGATGAGCCGCTGATCCCTCCCGTGATCATCGATCAGGTGGCGGCCAACCTGGCGGCCAATCCGCAGGCGGGTATCGCTACCCTGGCCGAGCCCATCGAGGATGTCACTGCGCTGTTCAACCCCAATGTGGTCAAGGTGGTCGCCGACAAGCACGGCCTGGCCCTGACCTTCAGTCGGGCGCCGTTGGCATGGGCACGCGACGCCTTTGCCAAGACCCGTGATGTCCTGCCTGAAAGCGTGCCTTATCGTCGTCATATCGGCATCTATGCCTACCGCGCCGGCTTCCTGCATGACTTCGTGTCCTGGGGCCCGTGCTGGCTGGAGGATACCGAGTGCCTGGAGCAGCTTCGTGCGCTGTACCACGGCGTGCGTATCCACTTAGCCGATGCGCTCGAAGCGCCGGCCGCTGGGGTCGATACGGCTGAAGACCTGGAGCGGGTGCGCCACCTGCTGGGGGCCTGA
- a CDS encoding Trm112 family protein codes for MDLKLLDILACPICKGPLQLSEDKTELISKGAGVAYPIRDGIPVMLESEARTLNTDERLDK; via the coding sequence ATGGACCTTAAACTGCTCGATATCCTCGCCTGCCCGATCTGCAAGGGCCCGCTGCAACTCTCCGAAGACAAGACCGAACTGATCAGCAAGGGCGCTGGTGTTGCCTACCCGATCCGCGATGGCATCCCGGTGATGCTGGAAAGCGAAGCACGCACCCTGAACACCGATGAGCGTCTGGACAAGTAA
- the lpxK gene encoding tetraacyldisaccharide 4'-kinase codes for MSAADRLLDAWYRGHPALTLLRPLEWLYRRVVQGKRARFLAGEGDIYRAPVPVLVVGNITVGGTGKTPLILFLIEHCRSRGLRVGVVSRGYGAKPPSLPWRVRSEHGAAQAGDEPLLIVQRTDVPLMIDPDRSRAVRALLAEEPLDLILCDDGLQHYRLARDLELVLIDAARGLGNRHCLPAGPLREPAERLSEVDAVLLNGAESDREDGFAFRLQPTALVNLASGERVALDHFPPGQAVHAVAGIGNPQRFFNTLEALNWRPVPHPFADHAQYDAARLSFEPPLPLLMTEKDAVKCRAFAAADWWYLAVDAVPTPAFVDWLDGQLARLIPGRT; via the coding sequence GTGAGCGCCGCCGATCGCCTGCTCGATGCCTGGTACCGTGGCCATCCGGCCCTCACGCTGCTGCGTCCGCTGGAATGGCTGTACCGCCGCGTGGTGCAGGGCAAGCGCGCCCGGTTTCTGGCCGGCGAGGGTGATATCTACCGTGCGCCGGTGCCGGTGCTGGTGGTGGGCAATATCACCGTCGGTGGCACTGGCAAGACGCCGCTGATCCTCTTTCTGATCGAGCACTGCCGTTCACGTGGGCTACGTGTCGGCGTGGTCAGCCGTGGTTATGGCGCCAAGCCGCCGAGCCTGCCCTGGCGGGTACGCAGTGAGCACGGTGCAGCGCAGGCGGGTGACGAACCTCTGTTGATCGTGCAGCGTACGGACGTGCCGCTGATGATCGACCCGGATCGCAGCCGTGCCGTGCGCGCGCTGCTGGCCGAGGAGCCGCTGGATCTGATCCTCTGCGACGACGGCCTGCAGCACTACCGCCTGGCGCGTGACCTGGAGCTGGTGTTGATCGACGCCGCCCGCGGTTTGGGCAATCGTCACTGCCTGCCGGCCGGACCCCTGCGTGAACCTGCCGAGCGTCTGAGCGAAGTCGATGCGGTGTTGCTCAACGGCGCCGAGTCTGACCGCGAGGATGGCTTCGCTTTTCGTCTGCAACCGACGGCGCTGGTGAATCTGGCCAGTGGTGAGCGTGTGGCGCTCGATCATTTCCCGCCGGGCCAGGCCGTGCATGCCGTCGCCGGTATCGGCAACCCGCAACGTTTCTTCAATACCCTCGAAGCGCTAAACTGGCGACCGGTTCCGCATCCCTTCGCCGACCATGCCCAGTACGACGCCGCCAGGCTCAGCTTCGAGCCGCCGCTGCCGCTGCTGATGACCGAGAAGGATGCGGTGAAATGCCGGGCCTTCGCCGCTGCCGACTGGTGGTACCTGGCCGTCGATGCCGTGCCCACGCCGGCCTTCGTCGATTGGCTGGATGGACAGCTGGCCCGCCTCATACCGGGGCGTACGTAA
- a CDS encoding ExbD/TolR family protein — translation MKFRRSRRENVEINLASLIDVVFILLLFFVVSTTFTRETQLKVDLPEAASGTPPEQTALKQLEILVGADGAFSVNGQALLESNLSNLMAALQKESDGDNSLPLTISADGKTPHQAVITAMDAAGKLGFSHLRITTVEAQEAP, via the coding sequence GTGAAGTTCCGGCGTAGTCGGCGTGAGAACGTCGAGATCAACCTGGCCTCACTGATCGATGTGGTGTTCATCCTGCTGCTGTTCTTCGTGGTCAGCACCACCTTCACCCGCGAGACCCAGCTCAAGGTGGATCTGCCTGAAGCGGCCAGCGGCACGCCGCCAGAGCAGACTGCTCTCAAGCAGCTGGAGATTCTGGTCGGCGCCGACGGTGCCTTTTCGGTGAATGGCCAGGCGTTGCTGGAGAGCAACCTGAGCAACCTCATGGCCGCGTTGCAGAAAGAGTCCGACGGCGACAACAGTCTGCCGCTGACCATCAGCGCCGATGGCAAGACGCCGCATCAGGCGGTGATCACTGCCATGGATGCGGCTGGCAAGCTGGGTTTCTCGCACCTGCGCATCACCACGGTGGAAGCACAGGAAGCCCCCTGA
- a CDS encoding MotA/TolQ/ExbB proton channel family protein, giving the protein MWELVKSGGWVMLPIILCSIAAAGIIAERLWTLRPSRVAPANLLAQVWQWIKDKKLNNQKLKELRGHSPLGQILAAGLANSKHGREVMKECIEEAAARVIHDLERYLNALGTIAGIAPLLGLLGTVLAMIDIFGAFMGTTGGANTQMLAGGIAKALITTATGLIVAIPALFFHRFLTRRVDELVVGMEQEAIKLVEMLQGDREVDMSDAPAPAATAEKPGRKEGRKA; this is encoded by the coding sequence GTGTGGGAACTGGTCAAGTCCGGCGGCTGGGTTATGCTGCCGATCATTCTCTGCTCCATCGCTGCTGCCGGCATCATTGCCGAGCGCCTGTGGACCCTGCGTCCTTCCCGTGTCGCCCCGGCCAACCTGCTGGCCCAGGTATGGCAGTGGATCAAGGACAAGAAGCTGAACAACCAGAAGCTCAAGGAACTGCGTGGGCATTCGCCGCTCGGCCAGATCCTCGCTGCCGGCCTGGCCAACTCCAAGCATGGTCGCGAGGTCATGAAGGAATGCATCGAAGAGGCCGCCGCTCGTGTCATTCATGATCTTGAACGCTACCTCAATGCCCTCGGCACCATTGCCGGTATTGCGCCGCTGCTCGGCTTGCTCGGCACCGTGCTGGCGATGATCGATATTTTCGGCGCCTTCATGGGCACGACCGGTGGTGCCAATACCCAGATGCTCGCCGGCGGTATCGCCAAGGCGCTGATCACCACGGCAACCGGTCTGATCGTGGCGATTCCGGCACTGTTCTTCCATCGTTTCCTCACCCGTCGTGTCGACGAACTGGTGGTGGGCATGGAGCAGGAGGCGATCAAACTGGTGGAAATGCTGCAGGGCGACCGTGAGGTCGATATGAGCGATGCCCCAGCCCCTGCTGCCACCGCCGAGAAACCGGGTCGCAAGGAAGGACGCAAAGCGTGA
- a CDS encoding DNA internalization-related competence protein ComEC/Rec2, translating to MRAGMLALALGLLSLRFLPALPPAWLLLVCAALGLALLASRLYLIGFFLLGMVWACTSAQWALDDRLVPAFDGRTLWLEGQVVGLPAVANDVVRFQLEDALSRRGELPQLIRLSWRNGPEIRGGERWRLAVSLRQPHGLVNPQAFDYEAWLLAQRIGATGTVKAGQRLSEAGGLGAWRDQVRQHLLEVEAFGRAGGLAALVLGDGSGLSTADWRLLQHTGTVHLMVISGQHITMLAGLLYGLVAGLARLGLWPRRWPWLPCACVLALSGALAYGLMAGFEVPVRRACVMIALVLLWRLRFRHLGAWWPLLLALVVVLLAEPLAVLQPGFWLSFAAVAVLIVVFAGRLGSWSAWRSLGRAQWTMAFGLLPAMLALGLPVSASGPLANLIAVPWVGVLVVPLALLGTLLLPIPWLGEGLLTLAGGLLALLFLVLGQIASWLPAWLPSSVPWWALLLAVLGAALLLLPSGVPLRLPGLFLLLPALLVQSKPVPHGLAQVWVFDVGQGLSVLVRTREHALLYDAGPSFGDFDMGERVVLPSLRALDVRRLDLLLLSHADNDHAGGASAIVHGLPVALVRSGEVERLTLELQAEPCTAQRWQWDDVEFQLWRWAEGGPGNPSSCVLRVSARGESLLLTGDIDNRTERALLGSELPAQAEWLLVPHHGSRSSSSPGFLNAVAPHGGLLSRGRHNSFGHPHPQVVARYIARDVVLHDTAEQGALMLWLGTYGEVSGLREQRRFWREK from the coding sequence ATGCGCGCAGGGATGCTGGCGCTGGCCTTGGGCTTATTGTCACTTCGATTTTTGCCGGCATTGCCGCCAGCCTGGTTGTTGCTCGTTTGTGCAGCGCTGGGCCTCGCACTGTTGGCCTCTCGCCTCTACCTAATCGGTTTTTTCCTGCTGGGCATGGTCTGGGCCTGTACCTCGGCGCAGTGGGCGCTGGATGATCGCCTGGTGCCAGCGTTCGATGGCCGCACCTTATGGTTGGAGGGGCAGGTGGTCGGGTTGCCAGCAGTCGCCAATGACGTGGTGCGTTTTCAGCTCGAAGATGCGTTGTCACGTCGCGGCGAGCTGCCGCAACTGATCCGCCTGTCCTGGCGTAATGGGCCGGAGATCCGCGGTGGGGAGCGTTGGCGTCTGGCGGTCAGTCTCCGTCAACCCCATGGTCTGGTTAATCCGCAGGCATTCGATTATGAGGCCTGGTTGCTGGCGCAGCGCATCGGTGCCACCGGTACGGTCAAGGCCGGGCAGCGCCTGAGCGAGGCGGGTGGGCTGGGGGCCTGGCGTGATCAGGTGCGTCAGCATCTGCTCGAGGTGGAGGCCTTCGGCCGCGCCGGCGGTCTTGCCGCGCTGGTGCTGGGTGACGGCTCGGGCCTGAGCACCGCCGACTGGCGCCTGTTGCAGCATACCGGCACGGTGCATCTGATGGTCATTTCCGGTCAGCACATCACCATGCTGGCCGGTCTGCTCTATGGTCTGGTAGCAGGCCTGGCCCGCCTGGGCTTGTGGCCGCGACGTTGGCCCTGGTTGCCCTGTGCCTGCGTGTTGGCATTGAGTGGGGCCCTGGCCTACGGACTGATGGCTGGTTTCGAGGTGCCGGTGCGGCGTGCTTGCGTGATGATCGCGCTGGTGCTGCTGTGGCGTTTGCGCTTCCGTCATCTGGGGGCTTGGTGGCCATTGCTGCTGGCGTTGGTGGTGGTGCTGCTGGCCGAGCCACTGGCGGTGTTGCAGCCGGGCTTCTGGTTGTCGTTCGCTGCGGTTGCCGTGCTGATAGTGGTCTTCGCGGGGCGCCTGGGTAGTTGGAGTGCCTGGCGTAGTCTGGGGCGAGCGCAATGGACAATGGCTTTCGGCCTGTTGCCAGCGATGTTGGCGTTGGGATTGCCGGTCAGCGCCAGCGGGCCGTTGGCCAATCTGATTGCCGTGCCCTGGGTGGGTGTACTGGTTGTGCCGCTGGCCTTGCTGGGAACACTGCTGCTGCCCATTCCCTGGTTGGGTGAAGGGTTGCTGACGCTGGCGGGCGGGTTGTTGGCGCTGCTGTTTCTCGTGCTGGGGCAGATCGCGTCGTGGTTGCCAGCCTGGCTGCCGTCGAGTGTGCCCTGGTGGGCGTTGCTGCTGGCGGTGTTGGGAGCAGCCTTGTTGCTGCTGCCATCGGGCGTGCCGTTGCGTCTGCCCGGGTTGTTTCTATTGCTGCCGGCACTGCTCGTGCAGAGCAAGCCTGTGCCGCATGGGTTGGCGCAGGTATGGGTATTCGATGTGGGGCAGGGCCTGTCGGTGCTGGTGCGTACCCGTGAGCACGCGCTGCTCTACGATGCTGGGCCGAGTTTCGGTGACTTCGACATGGGCGAGCGAGTGGTCTTGCCGTCGTTGCGTGCGCTCGATGTGCGGCGCCTGGATTTGCTGCTGCTCAGTCACGCTGACAACGATCATGCTGGCGGGGCCAGTGCCATCGTTCATGGCTTGCCCGTTGCCCTTGTGCGCAGTGGCGAGGTGGAGCGCCTGACGCTTGAACTGCAGGCCGAACCCTGTACCGCTCAGCGCTGGCAGTGGGATGACGTCGAGTTTCAGCTGTGGCGCTGGGCTGAGGGCGGGCCGGGTAACCCGAGTTCCTGCGTCCTGCGGGTCAGTGCCCGGGGTGAGAGCCTGCTGCTGACTGGCGACATCGACAATCGCACCGAGCGGGCATTGCTGGGCAGTGAGCTGCCAGCCCAGGCTGAATGGTTGCTGGTGCCGCACCACGGTAGTCGCAGCTCATCGAGCCCGGGCTTTCTCAACGCTGTCGCGCCGCATGGCGGGCTGTTGTCGCGTGGTCGGCACAACAGCTTCGGTCATCCCCACCCTCAGGTGGTGGCGCGTTATATCGCGCGTGACGTGGTGTTGCACGATACCGCTGAGCAGGGGGCTCTGATGCTATGGCTGGGCACTTATGGAGAGGTCAGCGGCTTGCGTGAGCAAAGGCGCTTCTGGCGGGAAAAATGA